A stretch of Sulfitobacter sp. THAF37 DNA encodes these proteins:
- a CDS encoding cobyrinate a,c-diamide synthase has protein sequence MIPPGLMISAPSSGTGKTTLMLGLLAAFRAQGLNVQPFKSGPDYIDPAFHTAASGMASYNLDSWSMNRSVIDGLVGNADGADMILAEGSMGLFDGVAIPGACGNGASADIAAHLGWPVVLVLDVSGAAQSVAATARGFRDMRPDVTLAGVVLNRVASPRHETLVRAGMDQVGIRVLGSLPRQKGVELPERHLGLVQAGEQENLPQILADAAAFISEHVDLEALRTAAAGTLSTAPPPAKIVPPGQRIALAQDNAFAFVYPHLLAGWRAAGAEVIPFSPLADEAPDRGADVCWLPGGYPELHAGKLAAAETFRTGIIEFARSKPVHGECGGYMAMGAGLVDKDGSRHRMVGLLGLETSFAKRKMHLGYRKADLNAAIPGHTIRGRLRGHEFHYATILEEPDAPLARITDSNDLEVPETGSVRRFEGGGVATGTFFHMIGDG, from the coding sequence ATGATTCCGCCGGGTCTGATGATCTCTGCCCCCTCGTCGGGGACGGGCAAGACCACGCTGATGCTGGGGCTGCTTGCTGCTTTCCGGGCACAGGGTCTGAACGTGCAACCCTTCAAGAGTGGACCCGATTACATTGATCCCGCATTTCATACGGCAGCGTCTGGAATGGCGTCCTATAACCTCGACAGCTGGTCCATGAACCGGTCCGTGATCGACGGGCTGGTGGGCAATGCCGACGGTGCGGATATGATCCTGGCAGAAGGGTCGATGGGCCTGTTCGATGGCGTGGCCATTCCAGGGGCCTGCGGCAATGGGGCCAGCGCCGACATCGCGGCGCATCTGGGGTGGCCGGTGGTGCTGGTGCTGGATGTGTCCGGCGCGGCGCAATCCGTTGCGGCAACGGCACGCGGGTTTCGCGACATGCGGCCCGATGTGACGCTGGCGGGGGTGGTGCTGAACCGGGTGGCCTCGCCCCGACACGAAACGCTGGTGCGTGCGGGTATGGACCAGGTGGGCATTCGGGTGCTCGGCTCGCTTCCCCGGCAGAAGGGGGTTGAACTGCCCGAGCGTCACTTGGGGCTGGTACAGGCGGGCGAGCAGGAGAACCTGCCGCAAATCCTTGCAGACGCAGCCGCATTCATTTCCGAACATGTCGATCTGGAGGCTTTGCGCACCGCGGCAGCAGGAACATTGTCAACCGCGCCGCCACCGGCAAAGATTGTCCCGCCGGGCCAGCGGATTGCGCTTGCACAGGACAATGCGTTCGCTTTTGTCTATCCGCATCTGCTGGCCGGGTGGCGCGCCGCCGGAGCCGAAGTGATCCCCTTTTCGCCGCTGGCGGATGAGGCACCTGATCGCGGGGCCGATGTCTGCTGGTTGCCGGGCGGATACCCGGAACTGCATGCGGGCAAGCTGGCTGCGGCAGAGACCTTCCGCACCGGAATTATTGAGTTCGCGCGGTCAAAGCCTGTTCACGGCGAATGCGGGGGTTACATGGCGATGGGTGCCGGGTTGGTAGACAAGGACGGCAGTCGGCACCGTATGGTAGGATTGCTGGGGCTGGAGACATCCTTTGCCAAGCGGAAAATGCATCTGGGCTACCGCAAGGCGGACCTGAATGCAGCGATTCCGGGTCACACCATACGGGGGCGTCTGCGTGGGCATGAGTTTCACTACGCGACCATCCTCGAAGAGCCCGACGCGCCGTTGGCCCGCATCACCGACAGCAACGACCTTGAGGTGCCGGAAACCGGGTCGGTCCGCCGGTTCGAAGGCGGCGGCGTGGCAACCGGTACGTTCTTTCATATGATCGGTGACGGCTGA
- the cobM gene encoding precorrin-4 C(11)-methyltransferase — MTVHFIGAGPGAPDLITLRGRDLIAACPVCLYAGSLVPEALLAHCPEGAHIVNTARMSLDEIVEEITAAHAAGHDVARLHSGDLSVWSAMGEQLRRLRALDIPYDVTPGVPSFAAAAAALNAELTLPGVVQSVVLTRTSGRATAMPEGEALENFARTGATLAIHLSVHVLEKVVADLTPHYGADCPVAVVWRASWPDQRVVKATLATLRTAIGEEMERTALILVGHAIGAEDFGESRLYAGDYDRRFRPVGTDPRFPETAE; from the coding sequence ATGACGGTTCATTTCATCGGTGCCGGACCGGGTGCGCCCGACCTGATCACTTTGCGGGGGCGCGACCTGATCGCGGCCTGTCCGGTGTGCCTCTATGCCGGGTCGCTGGTGCCCGAGGCGTTGCTGGCCCATTGCCCCGAAGGTGCGCACATCGTGAACACCGCGCGGATGTCGCTCGACGAGATCGTCGAGGAGATTACCGCCGCCCATGCGGCGGGTCATGACGTCGCCCGGCTGCATTCAGGCGATCTTTCGGTCTGGTCCGCCATGGGAGAGCAACTGCGCCGGTTGCGGGCGCTGGATATTCCCTATGATGTCACGCCGGGCGTGCCGTCCTTTGCCGCTGCCGCTGCGGCACTGAACGCGGAACTGACCTTGCCGGGTGTCGTGCAATCGGTGGTGCTGACGCGCACCTCGGGCCGCGCGACCGCGATGCCGGAGGGCGAAGCATTGGAGAATTTCGCGCGCACGGGCGCGACACTTGCCATCCACCTGTCGGTCCATGTGCTGGAAAAGGTGGTGGCCGACCTGACACCGCACTACGGCGCGGATTGTCCGGTGGCCGTTGTCTGGCGCGCAAGCTGGCCGGACCAGCGCGTGGTCAAGGCGACCCTCGCAACCCTGCGCACCGCCATCGGAGAAGAGATGGAGCGGACGGCGCTGATCCTTGTGGGTCATGCGATCGGGGCAGAGGATTTCGGCGAAAGCAGGCTTTACGCGGGCGATTATGACCGCCGGTTCCGGCCTGTCGGGACCGACCCCCGGTTCCCGGAGACGGCGGAATGA
- the cobA gene encoding uroporphyrinogen-III C-methyltransferase yields the protein MSGFVSFVSSGPGDPELLTVKAVDRLQKAEVILFDDLSSGPILEHANPDADLIGVGKRAGRASPKQDHVSRVLVDHAAAGMRVVRLKSGDSGMFGRLEEEITALHAAGVPFEIIPGVTSASAAAAAAGIPLTRRLTARRVQFITGADVTGGLPSDVNMSALADPLATTVIYMGKRTFPDLATRLMERGLPPDTPAMLAEAVSTPAEKMQWFTIATLATYLETTTSTTPALIFYGALAEPGP from the coding sequence ATGAGCGGTTTTGTTTCTTTCGTGTCCTCTGGGCCCGGCGACCCGGAGCTGCTGACGGTCAAGGCTGTGGACCGTTTGCAAAAGGCCGAGGTGATCCTGTTCGACGACCTCAGTTCAGGTCCCATTCTGGAACATGCCAATCCGGATGCCGATCTGATCGGCGTGGGTAAACGGGCGGGACGGGCATCACCGAAACAGGATCATGTCAGCCGGGTTCTGGTGGACCACGCCGCCGCGGGGATGCGCGTCGTGCGGCTCAAGTCCGGCGACAGCGGCATGTTCGGTCGGCTGGAGGAAGAGATCACCGCGCTGCACGCCGCCGGGGTTCCGTTCGAGATCATACCCGGCGTGACGTCGGCCTCCGCAGCGGCTGCGGCGGCCGGAATACCGTTGACCCGGCGGCTGACGGCGCGACGGGTGCAATTCATCACCGGCGCGGATGTCACCGGCGGGCTGCCATCAGACGTGAACATGTCGGCGCTGGCCGATCCATTGGCCACGACGGTGATCTACATGGGCAAGCGGACTTTTCCCGATCTCGCGACCCGGCTGATGGAGCGGGGACTGCCCCCGGACACGCCTGCGATGCTCGCCGAGGCGGTATCGACCCCTGCCGAAAAGATGCAATGGTTTACCATTGCCACCCTGGCGACCTACCTTGAAACGACGACCAGCACGACGCCGGCGCTGATATTCTACGGCGCACTGGCGGAGCCTGGGCCATGA
- the cobF gene encoding precorrin-6A synthase (deacetylating), with translation MMELTLIGIGTGNPAHLTLQAIRAINAQDLILIPRKGAGKDDLAELRHVICDEVLTNEATRIVEFDLPVRDEQTANYRQRVNDWHDAIADAWKAAMAEHPQAARVALLVWGDPSLYDSTLRIAARLDPAPGVHVIPGITSLQALTAAHAIPINDIGAPFLVTTGRRLRDEGWPAGADTLAVMLDGGCAFTDIDPKGVHIWWGAYVGMAEEIICEGPLAEVSDPIVQMRAEARQRHGWIMDIYILRRR, from the coding sequence ATCATGGAGCTGACCCTGATCGGCATCGGCACCGGAAATCCGGCGCATCTGACGCTGCAGGCCATCCGGGCGATCAATGCGCAGGACCTGATCCTTATTCCGCGCAAGGGCGCGGGCAAGGATGATCTGGCAGAACTGCGCCATGTCATCTGCGATGAAGTGCTGACCAACGAGGCCACCCGGATTGTTGAGTTCGATCTGCCGGTGCGCGACGAGCAGACCGCCAACTATCGGCAACGGGTCAATGACTGGCACGACGCGATTGCCGACGCCTGGAAGGCGGCGATGGCAGAGCACCCCCAGGCGGCGCGGGTGGCGCTGCTGGTCTGGGGCGATCCGTCGCTGTACGACAGCACCCTGCGGATTGCCGCGAGGCTGGATCCGGCACCAGGGGTGCATGTGATCCCCGGCATCACCTCGTTGCAGGCCCTGACGGCGGCCCATGCGATCCCGATCAACGACATCGGCGCGCCCTTCCTCGTGACGACCGGACGACGGTTGCGGGACGAGGGCTGGCCCGCAGGCGCCGATACGCTGGCGGTAATGCTGGACGGCGGCTGCGCCTTTACCGACATCGACCCGAAAGGGGTGCATATCTGGTGGGGGGCCTATGTCGGCATGGCAGAAGAGATAATCTGCGAAGGGCCTCTGGCCGAGGTGTCCGACCCGATCGTGCAGATGCGCGCCGAAGCGCGGCAACGGCACGGATGGATCATGGACATCTACATCCTGCGGCGGCGTTAA
- a CDS encoding MFS transporter, whose protein sequence is MTNITQRKRIWGWYFFDWASQPYNTLMLTFIFGPYFAQTATRALVADGMAVEAAKAQAQAYWGYGLTATGILIAVLAPILGAIADSSGKRMPWIWLFSALYVIGSGALWWTAPQDFSILWALFFFGIGLIGMEFATIFTNSYLPELDPDPGERGRISGSGWAFGYVGGVVALMLMVGLFQAGDTGRTMAGLKPLFGLDPTTGADTRIVGPLTAAWFVVFMIPFFLYTRDMPKADARQYQLGKGLSDLGRTLRNLPRHPSLLAYLGSSMFYRDALNGMYTFGGIYALGVLNWSIIDIGIFGILAAVAGAVFCWVGGRVDRRVGPMPVIIFCCVTLILTAVLIISLTPTSVLGIDVGQGSALPDISFYLAGALIGAAGGALQASSRNMLTRQGDPARMTESFGLYALSGKATSFLAPALIAVTSDLTGSQRLGITPVVGLFILGLILLAWVKPNGDFAE, encoded by the coding sequence ATGACGAACATCACACAGCGCAAGCGGATCTGGGGGTGGTATTTCTTCGACTGGGCCAGTCAGCCTTACAATACGCTGATGCTGACTTTCATCTTCGGCCCCTACTTCGCACAGACGGCGACCCGCGCGCTGGTGGCCGACGGTATGGCGGTAGAGGCGGCCAAGGCGCAGGCGCAGGCCTACTGGGGCTACGGGCTGACCGCGACCGGCATCCTGATCGCGGTGCTGGCTCCGATCCTGGGGGCCATTGCCGACAGTTCGGGCAAGCGCATGCCGTGGATCTGGCTGTTTTCGGCACTCTATGTGATCGGATCCGGCGCGCTCTGGTGGACAGCGCCGCAGGATTTCTCAATCCTCTGGGCTTTGTTCTTTTTCGGCATCGGCCTGATCGGAATGGAATTTGCCACGATCTTCACCAATTCCTACCTGCCGGAGCTGGACCCGGATCCCGGCGAACGGGGCCGCATTTCCGGGTCGGGCTGGGCCTTTGGCTATGTCGGCGGCGTGGTCGCGCTGATGCTGATGGTCGGTCTGTTCCAGGCAGGCGACACCGGTCGGACGATGGCGGGGCTGAAGCCACTCTTCGGCCTCGACCCGACAACAGGGGCAGACACGCGTATCGTCGGACCGCTGACAGCGGCCTGGTTCGTGGTCTTCATGATCCCGTTCTTCCTTTATACGCGCGATATGCCCAAAGCGGACGCAAGGCAGTATCAGCTGGGAAAAGGGCTGTCGGATCTCGGGCGCACCCTGCGCAACCTGCCGCGTCACCCCTCTCTGCTGGCCTACCTCGGGTCGTCCATGTTCTACCGCGACGCGCTGAACGGGATGTATACCTTCGGCGGCATCTACGCCCTGGGCGTCCTGAACTGGAGCATCATCGACATCGGAATCTTCGGCATCCTTGCCGCGGTCGCGGGCGCAGTGTTCTGCTGGGTCGGCGGGCGGGTGGACCGGCGCGTGGGACCAATGCCCGTCATCATTTTCTGTTGCGTTACGCTGATCCTGACCGCAGTGCTGATCATCTCGCTCACGCCGACCTCGGTGCTGGGCATTGATGTCGGCCAAGGCTCCGCCCTGCCCGACATCTCATTCTACCTCGCCGGGGCCTTGATCGGCGCGGCAGGCGGCGCGCTACAGGCATCCTCGCGCAACATGCTGACACGCCAGGGCGACCCGGCCCGCATGACCGAAAGCTTCGGCCTCTACGCGTTGTCGGGCAAGGCGACCTCTTTTCTCGCGCCGGCTTTGATCGCGGTCACAAGCGACCTGACCGGCAGCCAGAGACTGGGGATCACCCCCGTTGTGGGGCTGTTCATCCTCGGGTTGATCCTGTTAGCATGGGTCAAGCCAAACGGAGATTTTGCAGAATGA
- a CDS encoding DUF1636 family protein: protein MTVYVCGSCPDGPAVLDAVRRGLPDEDVRRIDCMSGCTRPQTVAFREMGKVAYLFGDITTDDIGDLRRFATLYSASSDGTFADARVLGGLRMKAIARIPGNASWS, encoded by the coding sequence ATGACCGTCTACGTCTGCGGGTCATGCCCTGATGGTCCCGCCGTGCTGGACGCCGTGCGGCGCGGCCTGCCTGATGAAGATGTGCGTCGGATCGACTGCATGTCGGGGTGCACCCGGCCCCAGACTGTCGCCTTTCGGGAGATGGGCAAGGTTGCCTATCTGTTCGGCGACATCACGACCGATGACATTGGCGATCTGCGCCGCTTTGCAACACTCTACTCTGCCTCTTCAGACGGCACGTTTGCCGATGCCCGCGTCCTGGGTGGGCTGCGGATGAAAGCCATCGCGCGGATACCGGGAAACGCATCATGGAGCTGA
- a CDS encoding YggT family protein has product MTSLFQILMLLLNIVYFIVIAHVIMSWLINFQVLNLRQPLVAQIWDGLNRLLEPVYSRVRQIIPPMGGLDLAPLIVLIGVAVVRIILVNNAAAFY; this is encoded by the coding sequence ATGACTTCGTTGTTCCAGATCCTGATGTTGTTGCTGAACATCGTGTATTTCATCGTGATCGCCCATGTGATCATGTCCTGGTTGATCAACTTTCAGGTGCTCAATCTGCGGCAGCCGCTGGTGGCGCAGATCTGGGACGGTCTGAACCGGCTGCTGGAGCCCGTGTATTCGCGCGTGCGCCAGATCATTCCGCCGATGGGGGGGCTGGACCTTGCGCCCCTGATTGTGCTGATTGGTGTCGCGGTCGTGCGCATCATTCTCGTGAACAACGCCGCCGCGTTCTACTGA
- the arfB gene encoding alternative ribosome rescue aminoacyl-tRNA hydrolase ArfB, with translation MLRITDTITIQDWEITENFVRSSGPGGQNVNKVATAVELRFEAATSPSLAGPVKTRLRRLAGRRWTNEGALILQCDETRSQARNREIARDRLAELIRKAVTPPKRRIPTRPTLGSKKRRLKSKKVRGEIKALRGKVDRMD, from the coding sequence ATGCTGAGGATCACGGATACCATCACAATCCAGGACTGGGAGATCACGGAAAACTTCGTGCGCTCCTCGGGTCCGGGCGGCCAGAACGTCAACAAGGTGGCAACAGCCGTTGAACTCCGCTTTGAAGCCGCGACGTCGCCCTCCCTGGCCGGTCCCGTCAAGACCCGCCTGCGCCGCCTCGCCGGACGCCGCTGGACGAACGAGGGTGCCCTGATCCTGCAGTGCGACGAGACGCGCAGCCAGGCCCGGAACCGGGAAATCGCCCGCGACCGCCTGGCCGAACTGATCAGAAAGGCTGTGACACCGCCCAAGCGCCGCATCCCCACGCGCCCCACCCTGGGGTCCAAGAAACGGCGGTTGAAATCCAAGAAGGTCAGGGGAGAGATCAAAGCCCTCCGCGGCAAGGTCGATCGGATGGATTAA
- the mepA gene encoding penicillin-insensitive murein endopeptidase, giving the protein MMLTRILGTAALAFALASCGGGSRDISGAPEVLPTIGSSGGALSNVEAKRLFGAKSFASSQSSAAFGSYAKGCMAGGAQLPETGPTWQAMRLSRNRNWAHPETIDMVKKLSAYAATQPGWAGLYVGDLSQPRGGPMLTGHRSHQIGLDADIWMLPPKSLSLSRQQRESISSISMRRANGAYVNSSWTQAHHNILKAAAKDPRVERIFVFPGAKVQMCADEKGDRSYLRKIRPWYGHHYHFHVRLACPNGVRGCVNQAPPPPGDGCADAVQWQQNILNPPPPKKRDPNAPAPKPRRELVLADLPAQCKSVLED; this is encoded by the coding sequence ATGATGCTGACCCGAATTCTTGGAACCGCCGCGCTCGCCTTTGCCCTCGCCTCCTGCGGCGGTGGGTCGCGCGACATCAGCGGCGCACCTGAAGTCCTGCCCACCATCGGCTCTTCCGGCGGTGCCCTATCCAACGTCGAAGCGAAAAGGCTCTTCGGCGCAAAAAGCTTTGCCTCCTCGCAATCCAGCGCAGCCTTTGGCAGCTATGCCAAGGGCTGCATGGCCGGGGGTGCCCAGCTGCCCGAAACCGGCCCTACCTGGCAGGCCATGCGCCTGTCGCGCAACCGGAACTGGGCGCATCCAGAAACCATAGACATGGTCAAGAAACTGTCGGCCTATGCCGCGACTCAACCGGGCTGGGCCGGGCTTTACGTCGGTGATCTGAGCCAGCCGCGCGGCGGCCCCATGCTGACCGGGCATCGCAGTCACCAGATCGGGCTGGACGCCGACATCTGGATGCTGCCGCCCAAGTCATTGTCGCTGAGCCGACAGCAGCGCGAGAGCATTTCCTCCATCTCGATGCGACGCGCCAACGGGGCCTATGTGAACAGTTCCTGGACCCAGGCGCACCACAATATCCTGAAGGCTGCGGCCAAAGATCCGCGCGTCGAGCGGATCTTTGTCTTTCCCGGCGCCAAGGTGCAGATGTGTGCGGATGAAAAGGGCGACCGCAGCTACCTGCGGAAAATTCGACCGTGGTACGGCCACCACTATCATTTCCATGTGCGTCTTGCCTGTCCCAATGGGGTGCGCGGCTGCGTCAACCAGGCACCGCCGCCCCCCGGTGACGGCTGCGCCGATGCGGTGCAATGGCAACAGAACATCCTGAACCCGCCACCGCCCAAGAAACGCGACCCGAACGCCCCGGCACCCAAGCCCCGGCGCGAACTGGTGCTGGCTGACCTGCCGGCGCAATGCAAATCCGTCCTCGAAGACTGA
- a CDS encoding BLUF domain-containing protein, with protein MIRLLYFSTAKPNLEPAEIDSIVAISQTNNENRDITGALTYNGRNFCQLLEGDEIAVRDLVEVIRNDNRHSGFKIIDEKRIEARAFDGWSMKRVENLDFSSVINAMSA; from the coding sequence ATGATCCGCCTGCTCTATTTCAGCACTGCGAAACCCAATCTCGAACCGGCTGAAATCGACAGCATCGTGGCGATATCCCAGACCAACAACGAAAACCGCGACATCACCGGCGCGCTGACCTACAACGGGCGGAACTTCTGCCAATTGCTCGAAGGCGACGAGATTGCCGTGCGTGACCTGGTCGAAGTCATCCGGAACGACAATCGCCATAGCGGATTCAAGATCATTGACGAGAAGCGGATTGAAGCCCGGGCATTCGACGGTTGGTCGATGAAGCGGGTCGAGAACCTCGATTTTTCCAGCGTCATCAATGCGATGAGCGCCTAG
- a CDS encoding acyl-CoA thioesterase yields the protein MFPFARVLWHVIKATRQPTFSTLTETHVSRHMCWPHDLDFWLELNNGRALSLYDIGRSAMAQRAGLIAVLRRERWGLTMAGSSTRFRRRIHGFERFEMRSRAVCWDDRFIYLEQSMWKSNGECASHVLYRAAVTDSNGIVPPQRLLNAMGQQAVSPEMPSWIVEWCRTEALRPWPPMPDALTD from the coding sequence ATGTTCCCATTTGCCCGCGTCCTCTGGCATGTGATCAAGGCCACGCGACAGCCGACGTTTTCGACACTCACTGAAACGCACGTCAGCCGGCATATGTGCTGGCCGCACGACCTGGATTTCTGGCTGGAGCTGAACAATGGTCGGGCGTTGTCGCTTTATGACATCGGGCGCAGCGCCATGGCGCAGCGGGCCGGGCTGATCGCGGTGCTGCGGCGCGAACGCTGGGGGCTGACCATGGCCGGGTCATCCACGCGCTTTCGCCGACGTATCCATGGGTTCGAGCGGTTCGAGATGCGCAGCCGCGCGGTATGCTGGGACGACCGGTTCATCTATCTTGAGCAGAGCATGTGGAAGTCCAATGGCGAATGTGCCAGCCACGTTCTGTACCGCGCCGCGGTGACGGACAGCAACGGGATCGTTCCGCCGCAGAGGCTGCTGAACGCGATGGGCCAGCAGGCGGTTTCGCCGGAAATGCCCTCGTGGATCGTGGAGTGGTGCCGAACCGAGGCGCTGCGTCCCTGGCCGCCGATGCCTGATGCGCTGACGGACTAG
- a CDS encoding cobalamin biosynthesis protein yields the protein MRVVGIGFRAAADLASLQDVLQQVLQIADVTGIDAVATEAAKAREHVFREFAQVLGVPGLGVTTRDLGQMITPTQSERIKDRFGTGSLAEAAALVTAGPEARLVAPRVVSRDGMATAALAES from the coding sequence GTGAGGGTCGTCGGCATCGGATTTCGCGCAGCTGCGGATCTGGCCAGCTTGCAGGATGTATTGCAGCAGGTATTGCAGATTGCGGATGTCACCGGGATTGATGCCGTGGCAACAGAAGCGGCCAAGGCGCGAGAGCATGTCTTTCGCGAATTTGCGCAGGTGCTGGGTGTGCCGGGCCTGGGCGTCACGACACGGGATCTGGGTCAGATGATCACCCCGACACAATCGGAACGAATAAAGGACAGGTTTGGCACCGGGTCTCTTGCCGAAGCGGCGGCGCTGGTCACTGCCGGCCCCGAAGCCCGTTTGGTTGCACCGCGGGTCGTCTCGCGCGATGGTATGGCCACGGCGGCCCTTGCGGAAAGTTGA
- a CDS encoding esterase-like activity of phytase family protein, translating into MQIRPRRLILLSIAMVLACACLARAETLRLVSSVNWTQPDDWFGGFSGLEVGADGQSAYLITDRSMLVRIRLIRDAGRITAVQTLGHRPLTRVDGTLAKGNAADSEGLAIGPDGTVYVSFEHLHRVGKVNLATGATHRLPDHPDFAGLPDNSGLEALAVDPDGTVFAIPESSASRQTGYAVFTFDGLRWQTAFRIPRRGPFRPVGADFDADGLLYLLERTVTPLGFRSRIRRFDPTAADWGETTLFTSSVGRFDNLESISLWRDNSGATRVTTVSDDNFLPIQRTQIVEFVLTK; encoded by the coding sequence ATGCAAATCCGTCCTCGAAGACTGATCCTGCTGTCCATCGCGATGGTCCTGGCCTGTGCGTGTCTCGCACGGGCCGAGACCTTGCGCCTGGTTTCCAGCGTCAACTGGACCCAACCGGACGACTGGTTCGGTGGGTTCTCAGGGCTGGAGGTGGGCGCCGACGGCCAGAGCGCCTATTTGATAACCGATCGGTCAATGCTGGTCCGGATTCGCCTGATCCGCGACGCGGGGCGGATCACAGCGGTTCAAACACTCGGCCACAGACCGCTTACCAGGGTCGACGGCACGCTCGCCAAAGGCAATGCGGCAGACTCTGAGGGCTTGGCTATCGGCCCTGACGGGACGGTCTATGTCTCTTTTGAGCATCTTCACCGGGTCGGCAAGGTGAATCTCGCCACCGGGGCGACCCACCGCCTTCCCGACCATCCCGATTTCGCGGGTCTTCCGGACAACAGCGGGCTCGAAGCCCTGGCGGTCGACCCCGACGGCACAGTCTTCGCAATCCCGGAAAGCAGCGCCTCACGGCAGACGGGATACGCAGTCTTCACATTTGACGGCCTGCGCTGGCAGACCGCCTTTCGCATCCCCAGACGCGGCCCGTTCCGCCCTGTCGGCGCGGACTTCGACGCGGACGGGCTGCTCTACCTGCTGGAACGGACAGTCACACCGCTGGGATTTCGCAGCCGCATCCGCCGGTTCGACCCAACCGCAGCGGATTGGGGCGAAACGACGCTCTTTACCTCTTCCGTCGGCCGTTTCGACAACCTGGAATCCATCAGCCTCTGGCGCGATAATTCTGGCGCCACCCGCGTCACAACAGTGTCGGACGACAATTTTTTGCCGATTCAACGCACCCAGATCGTCGAATTCGTTCTCACCAAATAG
- a CDS encoding queuosine precursor transporter: MTRTYLPGIIAMAAIVVASNILVQFLFGQWLTWGAFTYPLAFLVTDIMNRVYGAAAARRVVMVGFVVGLVCSLIGTQIMGEFGPLVTWRIAIGSGVAFLVAQLIDVSVFAALRGGKWWRAPLVSTLVGSSIDTALFFSIAFAGNLSFLHPATDVSWAAETLPLLGAGPMAPLWVSLAVADWAVKLSIALVALIPFRLITARLTERA; encoded by the coding sequence ATGACACGCACCTATCTTCCCGGCATCATCGCCATGGCCGCCATCGTCGTGGCCTCGAATATCCTCGTACAGTTTCTCTTTGGCCAATGGCTGACCTGGGGGGCCTTCACCTATCCTCTGGCCTTTCTGGTCACCGACATCATGAACCGCGTCTATGGCGCCGCCGCCGCGCGCCGGGTGGTCATGGTCGGCTTCGTCGTGGGCCTTGTCTGCTCGTTGATCGGCACGCAGATCATGGGTGAATTCGGTCCGCTGGTCACATGGCGCATCGCCATCGGCTCAGGCGTCGCATTCCTCGTAGCCCAACTGATCGACGTCTCTGTCTTCGCCGCCTTGCGTGGCGGGAAATGGTGGCGCGCGCCGCTGGTCAGCACGCTGGTGGGCAGCAGCATCGACACCGCGCTGTTTTTCTCAATCGCATTTGCGGGCAACCTCAGCTTTCTCCACCCGGCGACAGATGTGTCCTGGGCAGCCGAAACTCTGCCTCTCCTTGGTGCGGGCCCCATGGCCCCGCTCTGGGTTTCGCTCGCAGTCGCGGATTGGGCGGTGAAACTGTCCATCGCCCTGGTCGCGCTGATCCCGTTCCGGCTCATCACGGCCCGATTGACCGAAAGGGCGTGA